CCAATTCAAACCTTATCATGGATTACTGTGATGTTACAACATCATTGGACTACATATAATCACACGCCCAAATACAGTAAAGAAGAAAGAGATTCATTTTTATGATTATGACCTCTTATTTATAAACCAAAGAAGTTACCTGGAACAGTTTGCAGGTTGGCAgagtgttgctggttgttggTGTGGATGCATGAATCCATTACCTTTTGTCAATGCATAATGCATATACCAAAATATGTATTTGAGCAAAcatctactttttttttactaaaagtAGGGCTCCACACTTCCTGACTACTTGCACTGAGCTGACCTATGAGTCAGCGTGTTAACTGCTGACCAGGCATCAGCAAGGGAAGGAACTGTGACTGACCTCCTATCAGCCCAAATCAAAGCTATAAACTCAGCTGAAGCTTTGGTGTCTGTCCTGCTGTCCTTGAAGAAAATcgaggcagaaaagaaaaatcattccCTGTCTacattgagttttttttttttttatgctgcaCAACCACTGATGAGTCActctgtggatgtttttttaagATCAGTTCTGGCACCGTCAGTGTAACTGCAAGATATTCTGGAAGAGCATTTTTCTTCCTGTGACTGCAAACGCACTGACATTATTCTGTGGTTATGCAGAACTATTGTCACCCTCTGATCTAAGTACGGTTCAgagaataaaaatcaaatcaccACAAGTCTATATTATGGTGTTTATAATGCTTTACTGAGGCTGACAGAGAGTAGACAGAGGCAGACACCTAAGAAGAACCAATTCAACTATCTCACTTTAGATAGGAGCTATGACATTCATGTGCAGGCCTgtgctgtatatacagtatgtggtaACTGATTGGTATTCTCTGTTTATATATGTAGAACCACTATGTTGTCTGTAGACACAGTCATGTGAATGAGGTGACAACACAGGTTCTCTCACACAGAACAGCCTATTTGATTTTGAAGAATACATTTGCACATTCACACAACTAATGCTTTAAGATACATTATCAATATAACccatgtgtgttgtgtaaagACAAGAATGGTAAGTGCTGTGTTTGTTACAGAATGCATTCATTAGCCTACTTATCTTATAGGTATAACATAATTAGTATTAATGCGTGACTGtttcttttgtagttttatgCATAATTTctcatgtgtgttttgttgccACAGTATTTCACTGTGCAGTCCAGTTTTCATGACCCCTGTATATGTGCTGCACAGTCAAAACTACACTCATGTATGTGTAAAACTCCTAATATTACCCACATAATCCACCACCTGTATTAGGACATGAAAAATTAAGGAAGCCAGGAGAGACTCACCTTTTTGTCTATGTATTTGCATGAAAGAACTTGAATTTATGAATGTGAATTTATGCATATGCCTCCTGGTGATcgtcagagagagggagctcaCCTTGTTAAGGTGTGGGTTTCTGGTAATGTCGTAGCCCCGCTTTTTGGTGCTAACGCTGGTCTTGCGGTTCGCCCCGGAGTGGCAAACCCGCACAGCCTGGAAAGCGGCCCTGTCTACCGGTAGGATCCCCGCTGGGTGACCCAGGGAACCGGCGAGGACCCTCATCCCGCCCGTTGCCGTGCGCCTGCACAGAGACAGTGCTGCTCTTGTTGGGAGAGAGTTCATGATGCCTGCAGACGACAACCAGGGAGCAAAACACAACGCGACCAGCATGTTTAGGGACAACTATACACAGAAACGCCAGACATGCCGTGATTAATGTAAATTCAGCAAGTCTGTCCTATTGTAAACAACCTGGGCAGTAAACCTGAGCCATTAGCTTTGGAGGCGCTGAGTCACCTAGTCACGGTGACAAACAAGTGCCCAAGTCACAGCAgccattcatttttcatattaataAAACGGTAATAATGTAGAAAAGATGGAGTTGCGGAGACTAAACCTCCAGCCGTTGTTCAGTGTATTCATACGGAAACCCTGCTGTCTGCAGCTCCACCAGCTCAGCTAGCTACTATTAGCAGCCCGCAGCTTTTATGataatttatgttttctttatgGAACAATCTGcgcagctaatgctagctagcTGGCAGTTAATAATCGTTTAGCCCTACCTGTTAACGACGTGAACCTACTGCGCACCTGACTTCAGTCCTCATAGAAGGTGCTCCTTTACCCGGTGTTTGTATCAACCGACCGCTGTTATCCGTGGATGTTATTGGTGTTGGAGGGGAGGGCGGGGGATCAACAGCAAACAGCTGATCCAGGGTCTTTTGACATTGACGGTTTCACTTCCCCCGGTCAGCCCGCCTCTCTCAAAGCACCGAAGCCACCAATCACACGGCGGCGTGGCGGGCTGGGAGGAGTCCCAACCCCCACCTTctccctgctctctgtctgtaaaCAAAGGCTCCATCTTCAGCTGGAAGCCTGCTCTTAAAATTCAGCATATTAATACATCTCATCAtggagtattttttttcccattatgCCCTTACTTTCATGGCATTGGTAATATAATTATACTCCCCCCCCAAGTCTCATGTCTTAATCCTGTTGAGCTGAggacaaaaatatattttttaaactcttaGTCATGCTCTCACATCAACAGCACTGCAACAGGCAGAGGACAAAAGCCATCTGTGCATGCACTTCATATTAAAATATgtggctccctctgctggttcCTCCTTGTCAGAGACACTAGAAAAGCTCCAGTTGTCTGTGGTGCCCCCCTGACAAAATACCAGACAGTCTCTTAGTATAATGCAATAAATTTACACATCAACAGGTTTCTAAAACAAGTACAGcaataaactgaacattataactttTGTGAAGGAAGGATTTATGGCAGGACTGTTATATTAGACTGatttagttttagctaggtgtacctaataaactgatcCACATCATATACACTTATCATATCTGTGGCCTGAGGTGGAAAAAAGTATTCAAATGATTTAGTTAAGTCAAAATCAGAGTGCCACATCATGCAGAATCGCTCCCGTGAATATTATATCATGATATTATTGGATCATTATTTTGTTACTTTAGTGTTGTAGTTGGTTGAGGCGTGGCTAATTTAAACTACTTTACAGGCTGTTGGGTAGATAAATTCATatcaatgcatcatattttattagttgatcatatattttgtgtgtaaaatcttaatcaaTCTTAATCAATTAGATTACCGCAGTGGGGTTAAAAGTACAATAATTTCCCCTTAAAATGTAGAGGAGTTTAAGTTCGAAGTTGTACAAAGTGTAAATACTTGAGTACAGTAACTGAGttaatgtacttagttacttttcaccACTGCACGTAACTaagcagaaacaaacatgcTCAAACCTCCTGATGTTTATATATCATTAACACAACTAACAGAAGTGCAAAATAAATGACTATAAACCAGAGTCTCACACATAATCTtcttttatgtttcatttttgccAAGGATCCTCAACCAATTTAAacgttttcattttttaattttttaattttttttattaggtAGTTTATTCTTTTAGGCCCAGTTTATTAGGTTTTTGCATCATGTGAGCATAATATTAACTAGAATAAATATTATGGTGTTAAAGCTTCATGGCTCCTCTACATGATGTGGCCGTAACAGTATTCAGAACCCTCAGTACCCAGTTCATTGTTCTATAGTGGTGCAAATTTCAAAAGAAATTTctaattaatcaaattaccagTTGTCATGGTAGGTCTGTGGGCTTGGGAGAACTGCTCGCGTTGTCCAGGTGGTAATTCAGCTGTAGgaacagctttttatttttctgtctggttAGGAATGGCAGATGTTATGATGCAATGTCTGAATACATGAGAAAAAGCTGTATCTAAAAAAGGtttattaaaaacatacattttatgGTGGTGCATCTCTATTcatctttgtaaaaaaaaaaaagaagcaaaaattAAGGAAAATCAGTGTATTTTCTAgattttgaaatatattttagtttTCATCCAACATGTATAGCAAGAGCTTCCATAGTGTCAACTAACTCTGTCCTACAAATGACCACATAGCCTACTTTCCATTGCTGTTACGGTCTAATAATATCACTATGGatatagataaaaaaaaaaaaacactttaaatagTACTAGAAATCAtgcaaaaataagaaattatatatataaaaaaacaaacacaaaccgtATCTGCCTGCAATAACTCACATGTTCATAACAACAAacctaaataaacaaaaaagtctTACAGTATCCAACAATCTGCTTGttgaaatgataaatgtttaCTTCACAAACCAAAAGAGGGATATTGTTATCCATCACCAGAaggaaaacatacacaaattacatttaatataACTAGGACAAGAATCACACACATTAATCATCTCAACAACAAGAGACCAGGATTAATATAGCTGCATGTTATTGGCAATTTATAGCCTCAACTGAACCGTTTTGTTCACGTAAtgtaaaaatgatattttttgttgcaATTACGTATAGTGCATTCAGAGTAAAAGTTAATCCGTACAATACATCTTCACGACTCacgacaacaaaacaaaaaccaggtCTTTGCATGCTGATTGAACAGATAAAGGTACCTTCTGCTTGTCTTCATTTTCACCGTTCTGGAAACATTCAGGAAAAGGTcaaaaaaagatggaaatgCTTTAGATGACTACGCTGGTGCCGCTACGGGAGCTTCTATCCTaagaaagaaaagtgacagaGGCAAGGTTAAGTTCAAGAGAGAGATAATAACGATTCTCACCAGATGATGGCACTACAGGAAGAGTTAAGAGTGACTACAAGTCATTTTGAGGGTGACATGAACGTCTGAACATTTCATGGCAACCCACCTTATACTTTTTAAGGAAAGTGATGAAAGACAGAAGTTATACCTTAAACATTAAAGAAActgaagaggagacagaaagcaaagaGAATCACTCTCAGcacatgtcagtgtttgtcagtAGTTGTGTGTGGCTCTTACAGAAAGACGGTCATAGTTCCTCCGGCTGTTGCTCTGTCCAGGCCCGATCTCAATGGAGGAGTAGCTGGGGGGCTTCTCTGGCCAGTCCTTCGCTTTTCCTCCCTTTGGTCTCCTGCGGTCCTCTTCATCAGAGCTCCACGACCCTTTGCGGCGCTGTGGAGGGGAGTAGCTCCTCTCCCTCCGAGCTGCCCTGCTGTGCAGCTCCTCCATCAGATCATCACGACTTCGGGCTCGTGGCCTGGACCCACCTCTTCTCCTACCAGCCGAGCCTCCCCTCTCATTTCTTGAACCCCTGTATGGTGTTCTCCCTTGCCTGTTCTCCCAGTCTGACTCATCGCTATAATCACGCAAGATCCCCCTCCTGGGAGGAGAGACATCTCTGTCCCTATACCTTCGATTGTCACGGGGGACAGCTCCTCCAGAGCGATTTGTGCTCCCACTGGACTGACTAGAAAATCTGGGACCACCCTGGGCTCCAGCTCCGCCTCTGGGCCCCCTCCGAGAGGTAAAGCTGGGTACACGTTGGATTATAGGAGGCAGAGTGAtcactcttctctctgtccctctcaccCCCATCTCATCCAGGGCTGACAACATACTTGGGGGCCCCGGTGTGTAGGGAACTGCTTGAGGAGCCGGCTGGGGCTGAAGCTGAGGATGGGGCTGTAGTGGAAGCATATTCTGGAATGTGTGCGGCGCCATTTGAGGTTGCCCTCCATCCAGCCCCCTGACCTGGTTCTCCAGGTAATCCAACACCTGGTTGGTACCTTGAGCGCTGCCATTCACACTGCCGTTGAAAtggtgtggaggaggaggaggtggaggctgaTGCTGCAGGGCCATGGGAGACAGCTGCATGGGAGCCATGGCAAAGTTTTGTTTGGTGGGATAATCTGAGTAGGAGcctggaaaaagtaaaataagatgTTAAGTTTAAAACAGAATTTGGAgataaaaataatcttaaacctgtgttttttttggccacatggtagcagcagaaacaaactaTAAACATAACACTGATGTATAACTTTTAAATGTTGATGCAGCAAACATGTTGACTTTATAGTTGCttattacaaacattaacattcatttggacttgTACTTGCAGCCAGCTATTGTTAATAttaatgtaagtccaatattcacactttttttagtctccacaaactcctgagggaaaaatCAGGATCTTTAGCTGCGAAATGCTTCggtgtgttcaccagctagctgctaactttgtATGTCTGCTGCTTGGGTGCTGAGGCGGTATTATACTGCTGCTGCCGccaaaaaacaaatgcacatacacagcacTGCCCCTACCGTCTGACTGGTGGAGCATGCCGTTTCATCACCATGTGATATTTGCTTGATATACATGCTAGGCAGGAATAGTACAGATTTGTCCTCCCACCCGTGTAACCAAACCAAACAACACACCTTTGGGTCCAGGCAAGCGTTCCACAAAGCATTAAAGAGAAGCCTTATTGTGCTTTTTGTGTCACGCACCTGAATACAGTATGGGAACGCCTTGGGAGGACGCATTGGAGCTGATGGGAGCATAAATGGGTTGGCCATTCATCCAAGGAGCCATGGCCTTCTGAGCCTCTCGCATCATCCTGTGCTGCATCACAGCTGAAATCATGGCAGagtagagaggagagaaagcTGTTCACATGACTCAGCTCATTGATAACGGTGATGACTGTGTAGACTTTGGTATTTGAGCTTGAACATGTGACCGAAACCATTTCTTTCTCCATGAGGTACtcagtgtttatgtttctgttggaaatttaaaaaaatgtacaccAACAACCCTCACAGTCTTTCAGTTTCAAAAGCCACAGATAATTTGcctttttaaaagctttgtcAAAGCAGGCGAAGctgttactaataacattaagtGTCTCCGTTGTACTCAAGTGTCTCAATTGGCGTTGCAGTGTGACAATGAGTCAGCATGAACAATACCAAGACCCTGAAACTAAAGCAGCTACACAGAATTCAGCCATCgttaatttgattatttagtcctgtgattttcctgctgtgacatgaTTTAACAGCTGCTTGTTCAGTTATCAACACAGAGTTTTGGCTAGAAAGTTCCAGCTTTTTCTTAAACTCTCTTTGTACCGACATATGCCGAGGCACTTACAATGTAATTATTGCATCAAGATTTATAGTGCATGAACGTTTAGTTAGTAGTCCATGATCCAAATCTACgataaaggtaaaaaaaaagaaaatttgcaTTCTTGCTTTTTCAATAAACCACCAATGCTGTATTTTAATCTTTTAGTAGCGTGGCATTACACTGGAAAGGTCAGTCCCACACAGGATTATATGACACACAATAATACCAGGTATAAATAAAGACATCCGGCAGCTGACATTCATGTTCAAAAGACAGATCATTGCTGCGTGACACATACAATTGATGCTCCCtaaccaaataaaacaaaacaaacaagttttaCACATTGACAGACTCGAGATCTACAGTGTAAGAGCTCTGTCCGTGTCTGTTTGTAGAAAGTCAgtcttttcattatttcagattCCTCACACAAAAGGCAATCACAGCCCATTTCAGTTCTATTAAATAACCTCTAATGTTCACAGAAATAATTGTACAACTTATTACAAAGAgcatttcactttattttttgtttaattctcATGGCAAACGAACTCACCCTGTTCATCGTAACCAGTGTGACTGGTTTCCAGCTGTAATGCCAAAATACTGCAgcttatgtctgtgtttttattttcatagctGTGTCTTGTTTACACCTGTGAAGTACTTTGGTACACAGCTATAAAGAGGGTGGTGTAAAGTATTAATTATTAGCATGATGTGGGAAGTCAAAGGTAGgattgatgaaaaaaagagtgGTTGGAAGTAactaagtgcatttactcaagtcTATATACTACAATTATACTATTTTGAGATACTTgagcatttccattttatgcaaCTTTGTAATTCAACTCCACTACATTTTAGAGGCACATGTAATACTTTTAACCCCACTACAGCTTGTTAccagttactttgcagatttaacataaaaaaaaccactgattagtttttaaaaacaattttaagaTTAGATTCAATTGTGTATACAGCAGTTAACATTTTAATTCctacaatataaaaatatggtTTAGATGTTAATACATAATAATTCATATGGAATAATATTACACTGACAGGGATCAGTCTGCTGCATAatgtgtacttttacttgaagTACATGCTGCTTTTAATACTTCTATATTGAAtggaatattttcattttaactgtttatttttaaagtttggtATTACTACTTTTATTTAGCAAAGTGACTGAATaattcttccaccactgaagagTATTGACACACCTGGCTCCTGATTGGCTCATGTGAATTTGCCTCCTAACCAGctgcaggaaataaacaaataaaaagcatcTCCTCTTACCTTTTTCTGGGCAGCAGCACGTCTGTGGACAACACGGGCAGCGGACGTAGCAGCAGCACTTCTGCGGGCAGCACTGACAGCAACATATGCAAAACAGCATGATGAGCAGGAGCGCACCGATGATGATCAGCAGGACTGTCAGCCAGTCTGGAACAGATCAGGAGCAAAACATGATAACTGATATTGATCCTGACACCTTAAAGATCCTTCTTATTGAACCAACTACTTTTCTCAGGCTCAACATGAACTCGAACCAAATGAAGAAAACGTACGATACACGATGAGTTTGACCTCACGATCTGAGTCCCCCGTTGTGTCACCAGCAGCGTCGATGGTGCAGAAATACACACCGTTATCCCACCACATCACCTCAGTGATGACCAGGTCGGCCTCTGTTGACAGGTGACATTAgatttacataaaaataaaacgcGATCAGTGCATCAACAGTTTATCAACACTGTTGCTATGAAGGGATCAAACTCACTGTTTTGAATGGTAATTTTGCGTTCTCTGTAGTCTACTCCCAGCGTGGGCTCATTAATGCCTCTCTTCTGGATCACTGTGCGGACTGTGCGCTGGCGATCCGGGCAGTCGTTGGAGGGATCCTGACCCAGCTGCAGAGCAGCCTGAAAGGcttcagaaacagagaggaaaagggtgAAAAAGGTTCAACGTACTGCATGTCTTTCAGTTCAGGGTCAGTGATACTAAAATGATCTCCATCTCAACACTGGCACTAATTCCTTTGGTATAGAATTACTAtaatctttttttcagtttgccAAAGTGCTGCTGATAATTAAAAGTCTACCAagtaaaataatatatttcacctgtgcttttcctgctatgacaagccAAAATGTACAAGAAGGTACAAGAGTACAGACAATACCAGGACCCAGACACCACCAACAAAATCAAAGATTTTATCccaacttcctcctcctcttttattAGGACTGATGAGACTTGATGGACGAAATACAAAtccctgtttatttattttgttgcatAAAATCGTTGAAATAAGAGTAAAATACacccaagaaaaaaacaaaacaaaacaagaacattcCTTTAAATGAACTATTTTCCTTATGatcagctgcagttttctgGTGCATTTCAGTGTGATAAATGAAAAGCCAATATTTGCCCACAGGCTTCTCTCTGTTTGGAAATACAGAAATGTTAACATTACCTGGCACTGTAGGAGTATGCACTTTACTCAACTTCTCCAGgagaaaaaataagataaaaaaaataataataaaaaacacctGACTTTAATTTCACATTAATGTTATTGctaacatctgtgcttttcctgctctgacatacaaacatacaggaTCTCCACGCTGTGATTCGGCTACTTTAAGGCACATTAAAAATCTCCTTCCACCTGTAGTCTCACCTGTGGAGTAGTACTCCAGCACTGGGTCTTTACAGAAGGACTTGTATCTCCAGGTGACCAGGACATCCTGAGGGTTTGCTGAGGTTGAATAATCGCAGCGCAGAATCACAGAGGCGAACAGAgttgtcctcctctctgtctctggaaCAATGACCTGGATGGACAGCAGCTCTGATacaagcaagaaaaaaaacgGTGAGATGAAATCAGAagataaaatgtgaaacacatgACACAAAATTCAAAttagtttcattttaaagagggaaaaaactCCTCTGTGTGGTTGTGTCACAGCTTTGCTCTTGAATGTTGGACTGATAAGAATCTGACCAGACTGGTTAACAGTTTACTCCAGAAGTCGTTACCTGTGCACATATTGTACTATATCATTGGAAGTAATAACACCTGTCAATCATGACCAGtgattcagagagagaggaaaacaaactgatgacagGCAAGCTCTGCTAATTGAGAAAAGTATCCATTTAGGTTAAGGTAAAATTTTACACTTTCTATTCCTGATAAATCTTTAGTGTCTGACGTGTTCACAGTTATTTGAACCAGGTCTGACTCATGACTCAAAAGGGGGGTATAGTGATTTGAGGCTTTGACCGCTCGGCATCATCAAGGGGAAAATGAATCCTACAGTATAATGTCAGGGTGGCTGTCCACCAGCTGAAGCTCAGTAGAAGTCGGGTGATGAAGCAGGACAACGAGCctaaacatcaaaataaatctACTACAGAATGAACAGAGATGCTGCTGAATGAGCTTAAGAGAGATGTTCACCCCAGACATCCTGAGAATGCGTCTGAGCTGAAGCGGTTCTGTGAGGAGAAAGGTCCAAACTTCCTCCTGAACATTGTGCAGGTCCGGTCCGCAGTTTGTTTCTGGTTATTAGAACCTGAACCAAAGGAGGTTCGACCAGTTCTTTAAATCCAAGGTTCACTTGctttttccaccagcactgtgaatgttcaCTGGGTGTGTTAAATAAAGATACACAAGATTATAATCGTTTGTTTGTTATTAGCTTAAGCACATTATGTTTGTACATGGGATtcagatgaagatcagatcacattttacgTCCAATTAATGCACAAAACCAGGTCACTACAAAGGGGTCACATACTTTTACCGAACTAACGACTAGGAGCATATTGTATGGACCTCTGTCCAAACCAAAAACTCATTTTTGGTATGTTAAAAATCCTCCTGATCTAAAGATGAAATCTgaaggattttattttcatctttactTTTACAGACTGAGTCTTTCACTGAGTCAAACACAattaacaaaaagaagaagacaacaaacatttggtctctaaaaatgtcacatattttaAAGAGAATGAAGCCTTTCCTCCCTGGCAACTAGTTGTCACGTGACAACAGTGGTCGGCCTTGTGCAGTTTGTACCTGTCGATAATTAACTTGCACACATTACTGTGAATTCCTCGTGTTTGTTTAAGTTGTTTCACTCTATATTCCTTCctataaagaagaaaaacagatggcATTTGTATATAGTATAAACTTGAAGCAAAAAAAGCGTGTTTACTACAAAAACGTTAAAGCCTCACCTGTTGGCAGGTGAACCAGCAGGAGCGTCATTAGTATCATATTTCCCATCTTGTTGCTCTTTATCCTTCCGCTGAAGCTTTCCTCTCTATCCTGTAGGCGACTCAAAATCCACGAAAACTCTTGAAAACTTGGAGAAACACGTCATGTAGGCGCTGCTCTGCATAGTAATCCAACCTCTCACTTAACACGACATGTTACTCAGgccttgtttgttgtttgcGGTGAGAGACGAATGTTTACAGCCGCATCGAGGAACAACTTCACCGCAGAGTCTGTGCGAGTTcatccccctccccctccttcccctccgGCCCCAGGTGACATCACTGAGCCCGCCTCCCATGACAGGTGCAAcatggaggaaagagaagaggagcaggaagaaCAGACCGTGTTAAAGCGAGAGACAGGATTACGAATCGCTCTCTTAAGTTATTAATTCTTGCCCTTTAATAATACTTCTCTCATATTTACTCCTTTGTTCGCTCAATTTACTCAACTAAAGTTAGGAAAATTAAGAATCTATGTACAAATTATATGATAAGTTTACAAAATATGATTACATGTGGCTCAAACTACCCGATAGTGTGTAAGGTAAGTGAAATAATAATTCAGTAATTCAGTGACGTTAAAGGAATTGAGCAGTTATTTTAATACTTTAAGTGCATTTTGGTAGAAATACTTTTACTCATAAGAACAATACTTTAACATTAAACTTAAAACATTGTAATAGATTAAATGAGCAGCATATAAATTAGTTCTCCAATAATGATCCAGTAATAAAATATAGATTTGCTTAATTTTGCTTGAGTAACATCTTCAAAGCCTGGCTTTAACTGATAATGGTGTATTTTACACACTGTGGTATTGTTTCCACTAATAAGCTGGCAAACTCATTCACTAACAATTAATGgcagtttaagaaaaaaacaccctgTTGTGATATAGATGATTTAAATCTGAGTATTTTCCTGTATTGATATTCAGCTAATATGGATACACATTGATGAGTCTGGGTCCCTGAGACCTACTAAACTAAAGTCAGCACTTCAGCAGCATGACTATATGTGTTGGTCACACAGATAAGCATTTGTAATTTT
This genomic window from Lates calcarifer isolate ASB-BC8 linkage group LG1, TLL_Latcal_v3, whole genome shotgun sequence contains:
- the ildr1b gene encoding immunoglobulin-like domain-containing receptor 1b, with the protein product MGNMILMTLLLVHLPTELLSIQVIVPETERRTTLFASVILRCDYSTSANPQDVLVTWRYKSFCKDPVLEYYSTAFQAALQLGQDPSNDCPDRQRTVRTVIQKRGINEPTLGVDYRERKITIQNKADLVITEVMWWDNGVYFCTIDAAGDTTGDSDREVKLIVYHWLTVLLIIIGALLLIMLFCICCCQCCPQKCCCYVRCPCCPQTCCCPEKAVMQHRMMREAQKAMAPWMNGQPIYAPISSNASSQGVPILYSGSYSDYPTKQNFAMAPMQLSPMALQHQPPPPPPPHHFNGSVNGSAQGTNQVLDYLENQVRGLDGGQPQMAPHTFQNMLPLQPHPQLQPQPAPQAVPYTPGPPSMLSALDEMGVRGTERRVITLPPIIQRVPSFTSRRGPRGGAGAQGGPRFSSQSSGSTNRSGGAVPRDNRRYRDRDVSPPRRGILRDYSDESDWENRQGRTPYRGSRNERGGSAGRRRGGSRPRARSRDDLMEELHSRAARRERSYSPPQRRKGSWSSDEEDRRRPKGGKAKDWPEKPPSYSSIEIGPGQSNSRRNYDRLSDRSSRSGTSVVI